DNA from Pelobacter propionicus DSM 2379:
GCGATTGACTCGTTCTGCTCTTTCGCATGCAGGCTGGCCTGTGCCGTGACGGCATCAAAATAGGATTGAATGACATCGGCCAGTTTCTTCTGCAGTGCGGCATCGTGCTGCGCCAGTGCGGCAACCAGCATCTTGTTGGCCGATTCCCGGTTGGCCGCCCTCCCCCCGAAGTCGAAGAGCCGCCACCCCAGGGTGGCGTTGATGGTTGTGCCATCCTCGGTTGTCGAGGCAACACCCGATCCCGGATAGGAGTAGTGCGTTCTCATGAAGTTGATGGTACCGGACAGGGTGGGCAGATACGCGGCACGCGCCTGCCCCACCTCGGCGGACTGGAGCTTGATGGCCGCCCATGCCGCCTTGATCTGGGGGTTGTTGCACAACGCCAGATCAGCGGCATCGATGAGACTCAAGGGTGCCGCAAGGTCCCGCGTGACCGGACAGGCAACCGGTCCGCCGTCGCCGGGCAGGGTTGTTCCGGACGCAATCCTTCCGGGAAGGGTGCGCAGCGGATCGTCAAAGGGCGCCGCAGGGTCAAAGGCCAGGGCGGGCAATGAAGCAAAGAGAGCAATGGATGCGATTGCGATCAGCGAAAGCATGGCGCGGCCCGGTGCCGCTCCGCCTGCCACTGGCCGATGTCTCCGAAACCGCCTACCGTTCATTGAGGCTTTCCCGTTTGTGGCGCAAAAGCGGGCTCAGGACGTATTCGATGATGCGGCGGTCGCCGGTCTTGATCTCCACGTTGACCGTCATCCCGGCCGACAGAGGCATCTCCCTGCCGTCCACAGTGATGGAGGATCTGTCCAGTCGGATCTTCGTGGAATAGATCAGGCCCCGCTTCTCGTCGGCGATGGCGTCGCGGGAAACGTGCGTGACTCTTCCCTTTATGGTGCCGTATTTGGTGTATTCAAAGGCATCTATCTTGACCTCGGCGCTCTGCCCCTCCTGGACAAAGCCCACATCCTTGTTCTCCATGAACGCCTCGACCTCCACCCGGCTCTCCCTGGGGACGATCTGCATCAGGGGGCTGGCCGCGGCAACCACACCGCCGATGGTATGCACGTTCAACTGCTGCACCGTACCACTAACCGGCGCGGTGAGTTTCAGGAGCCTGCTGTGGGCGGCCGCGCGGATGGCGTCCTGCTGAGAAGACGCCGCGGTTTTACTCCCCTCGGTGGACTGTTCATGGGCCACACGCCTGGTCTCGGCGACCAGGGCATTGCGCTGGTTTCTGGCGTCGGCCAACTGGCCGGCGAGATCGACGCGGGCCTGCTCCTTCTCCAGCCAGGCGTGGTAGGAGACGTCGCGATCTTTCAAAAGCGCCTTGTAGTCGGTGGCGCGTTGCGTGGCCAACTGCAACGCCAGGCTGAAGCGCTCGATGTCGCCGTCGATCCGCTTCAGCCTGGCCTGATAATCGCCGTACTGGGCATCAAGCTGCTGTTTCGCGGCCAGCCATTGATCCGCCGGAACAGTGGCGATGGGAGGAAGCCGCGGTGGACTGCCGCCGTCGATTGCCGCGAGCAGCGACCTGGCGCAGGCAACCTGGAGGATCGACACGGCGCGATCCCCGGCCGCCTTATCCCGCTCGGCATCGGATGCGATGGCATCCAGCTCTATCAACAGGTCTCCTGCCCTGACCTGCTGTCCCTCTGCAACGTACAGGGCTCTCACGCTGGCCACGTCCACGCAGGCGATGGTCTTG
Protein-coding regions in this window:
- a CDS encoding HlyD family type I secretion periplasmic adaptor subunit, producing MSIRQRMAAFGDVLSRFKTIFSHCWRNRHQLEGKVLAAQEAEFLPAALSLQEKPVSPVARLLAKVLMALVVVLITWSIVGKIDIIVNASGKIIPSGYTKTIACVDVASVRALYVAEGQQVRAGDLLIELDAIASDAERDKAAGDRAVSILQVACARSLLAAIDGGSPPRLPPIATVPADQWLAAKQQLDAQYGDYQARLKRIDGDIERFSLALQLATQRATDYKALLKDRDVSYHAWLEKEQARVDLAGQLADARNQRNALVAETRRVAHEQSTEGSKTAASSQQDAIRAAAHSRLLKLTAPVSGTVQQLNVHTIGGVVAAASPLMQIVPRESRVEVEAFMENKDVGFVQEGQSAEVKIDAFEYTKYGTIKGRVTHVSRDAIADEKRGLIYSTKIRLDRSSITVDGREMPLSAGMTVNVEIKTGDRRIIEYVLSPLLRHKRESLNER